Proteins encoded together in one Miscanthus floridulus cultivar M001 chromosome 16, ASM1932011v1, whole genome shotgun sequence window:
- the LOC136513768 gene encoding subtilisin-chymotrypsin inhibitor-2B-like → MSSTATAAPECGGPKTSWPEVVGLSVEEAKKVILEDKPDADIVVLPTGSPVTMDYRPNRVRIFVDTVAQTPHVG, encoded by the coding sequence ATGAGCTCCACGGCGACGGCGGCACCGGAGTGCGGCGGCCCCAAGACGTCGTGGCCGGAGGTGGTCGGGCTCagcgtggaggaagccaagaaggtgaTCCTCGAGGACAAGCCCGATGCCGACATCGTCGTGCTGCCCACCGGCTCGCCTGTGACCATGGATTACCGCCCCAACCGCGTCCGCATCTTCGTCGACACCGTCGCCCAGACGCCCCATGTCGGCTGA